From a region of the Pseudoxanthobacter soli DSM 19599 genome:
- a CDS encoding efflux RND transporter periplasmic adaptor subunit, which translates to MSHWFSRIFRVVATLIVVAVASLVGYQLWVYYMDAPWTRDGQVTADVVGLTPDVSGLVVEVLATDNQQVKAGDLLFRIDPSRYEIALRQAEAVLASKKAALVLAERNQQRYSQLTDLTVTAEEKQTVDTDAAMATAAVEQATADRDLAALNLERTRVKAPVDGIVTNFTMRKGDYVTTGHPVFALIDSDSFYVDGYFPETKLSRIAVGDRAVVVLLGDDPVVTGRVQSIAGGISSSNVAASSSLLARIDPTFDWVRLAQRVPVRIELDQPLPAGVKLVVGRTASVEILPQTAGTGAKPAP; encoded by the coding sequence ATGAGCCACTGGTTCAGCCGCATCTTCCGCGTGGTGGCCACGCTCATCGTCGTCGCCGTCGCCTCCCTGGTCGGCTACCAGCTCTGGGTCTACTACATGGATGCCCCGTGGACGCGCGACGGGCAGGTGACCGCCGATGTTGTCGGGCTGACGCCGGACGTCTCGGGCCTGGTCGTGGAGGTGCTCGCCACCGATAACCAGCAGGTCAAGGCCGGCGACCTGCTGTTCCGGATCGATCCCTCGCGCTACGAGATCGCGCTCCGGCAGGCGGAGGCCGTGCTCGCCAGCAAGAAGGCCGCTCTGGTGCTCGCAGAGCGCAACCAGCAGCGCTACAGCCAGCTCACCGACCTCACGGTCACGGCCGAAGAGAAGCAGACCGTCGACACCGACGCCGCCATGGCCACGGCGGCGGTCGAGCAGGCGACGGCGGACCGCGACCTCGCCGCCCTCAACCTGGAGCGGACCCGCGTCAAGGCGCCGGTGGACGGCATCGTCACCAACTTCACCATGCGCAAGGGCGACTACGTGACGACCGGCCACCCCGTGTTCGCGCTGATCGACAGCGATTCCTTCTATGTCGACGGCTATTTCCCGGAGACGAAGCTGTCGCGCATCGCGGTCGGCGACCGCGCCGTGGTGGTGCTGCTCGGCGACGACCCCGTGGTCACCGGGCGGGTGCAGAGCATCGCCGGCGGCATTTCCAGCAGCAACGTCGCGGCGAGTTCGAGCCTGCTCGCCCGGATCGATCCGACCTTCGACTGGGTGCGCCTCGCCCAGCGCGTGCCGGTGCGCATCGAACTCGACCAGCCGCTGCCCGCGGGGGTGAAGCTCGTCGTCGGCCGCACCGCCAGCGTCGAGATCCTGCCGCAGACCGCCGGCACCGGCGCCAAGCCGGCGCCCTGA
- the ispG gene encoding flavodoxin-dependent (E)-4-hydroxy-3-methylbut-2-enyl-diphosphate synthase, translated as MDAATLAPEAAFGDGSGEAGPLPRKRTVQVDVDGVKVGGDAPIVVQSMTNTDTADVDSTVAQVAALARAGSEIVRITVDRPEAAAAVPHIRERLERRGIRVPLVGDFHYIGHKLLADHPACAEALAKYRINPGNVGFKDKRDKQFGAIVELAARHGKAVRIGVNWGSLDQELLTALMDENAASARPRTAAAILREAIIRSAILSAERAEEIGLGRDRIILSAKVSQVQDLIAVYRDLARRCDYALHLGLTEAGMGSKGIVASSAALSVLLQEGIGDTIRISLTPEPGGDRTLEVKVAQEILQTMGFRTFLPVVAACPGCGRTTSTVFQELAKSIEAHIGERMPVWRETYPGVEKLKVAVMGCIVNGPGESKHADIGISLPGTGESPSAPVFIDGAKALTLRGPNIAAEFKALVEDYIERRFGGGKDAAPANPASDAA; from the coding sequence ATGGATGCAGCGACACTGGCGCCCGAAGCGGCCTTCGGCGACGGTTCCGGCGAGGCGGGTCCCCTGCCGCGCAAGCGGACGGTGCAGGTCGACGTCGACGGCGTGAAGGTCGGCGGCGACGCCCCGATCGTCGTTCAGTCCATGACCAACACCGACACCGCCGACGTGGATTCGACCGTCGCGCAGGTCGCGGCGCTGGCGCGGGCCGGGTCGGAGATCGTGCGCATCACGGTCGACCGTCCGGAGGCCGCGGCGGCGGTGCCGCACATCCGCGAGCGGCTGGAGCGGCGCGGCATCCGCGTACCGCTCGTGGGCGATTTCCACTATATCGGCCACAAGCTCCTCGCCGATCATCCGGCCTGTGCCGAGGCGCTGGCGAAATACCGCATCAATCCCGGCAATGTCGGCTTCAAGGACAAGCGCGACAAGCAGTTCGGCGCCATCGTCGAACTCGCGGCCCGCCACGGCAAGGCGGTGCGCATCGGGGTCAACTGGGGCTCGCTCGACCAGGAACTCCTGACCGCGCTGATGGACGAGAACGCGGCGAGCGCGCGGCCGCGCACGGCGGCGGCGATCCTGCGCGAAGCGATCATCCGCTCGGCGATCCTGTCGGCGGAGCGCGCGGAGGAGATCGGCCTCGGGCGCGACCGCATCATCCTGTCGGCCAAGGTCTCCCAGGTGCAGGACCTGATCGCGGTCTACCGCGACCTCGCGCGGCGCTGCGACTACGCGCTTCACCTCGGCCTCACCGAGGCGGGCATGGGTTCCAAGGGCATCGTGGCATCGTCGGCGGCGCTGTCGGTGCTGCTGCAGGAAGGCATCGGCGACACCATCCGCATCTCGCTCACGCCGGAACCGGGCGGCGACCGCACGCTGGAGGTGAAGGTCGCGCAGGAGATCCTGCAGACCATGGGTTTCCGCACCTTCCTGCCGGTGGTGGCGGCCTGCCCGGGCTGCGGCCGCACCACGTCCACGGTGTTCCAGGAGCTGGCGAAATCCATCGAGGCGCATATCGGCGAGCGGATGCCGGTGTGGCGCGAGACCTATCCGGGCGTGGAGAAGCTCAAGGTCGCGGTGATGGGCTGCATCGTCAACGGTCCGGGCGAATCGAAGCACGCCGATATCGGCATCTCGCTGCCGGGAACGGGCGAATCCCCCTCGGCGCCGGTGTTCATCGACGGCGCCAAGGCGCTGACGCTGCGCGGGCCCAACATCGCCGCCGAGTTCAAGGCGCTGGTCGAGGACTATATCGAGCGCCGGTTCGGCGGCGGCAAGGACGCCGCTCCGGCCAACCCGGCCTCGGACGCGGCCTGA
- a CDS encoding 3-hydroxybutyrate dehydrogenase, whose product MLKGKTAVVTGSTSGIGLEYAKIFAANGANVVINGFGPADAIEATRAALEKDYGVKALYDAADMTKPDQIAKMISTAEETFGGIDILVNNAGIQFVSPIEDFPIEKWDAIIAINLTSAFHTIRAAVPGMKKRKWGRIINTASAHALVASPFKSAYVSAKHGIAGLTKTVALETATFGITCNAICPGYVWTPLVEKQIPDTAKARGISEEEVKKFLLSEQPTQEFVTVEQVASLALFLASDGAASITGAIMPIDGGWTAQ is encoded by the coding sequence ATGTTGAAGGGCAAGACCGCCGTCGTCACCGGTTCCACCTCCGGTATCGGCCTCGAATATGCGAAGATCTTCGCCGCCAACGGAGCCAACGTCGTCATCAACGGCTTCGGCCCGGCGGACGCGATCGAGGCCACCCGGGCCGCGCTCGAAAAGGACTACGGCGTGAAGGCGCTCTACGACGCCGCCGACATGACGAAGCCCGACCAGATCGCCAAGATGATCTCGACCGCCGAGGAGACGTTCGGCGGCATCGACATCCTCGTCAACAATGCCGGCATCCAGTTCGTCTCGCCGATCGAGGATTTCCCGATCGAGAAGTGGGACGCGATCATCGCGATCAACCTGACCTCGGCGTTCCACACCATCCGCGCCGCCGTGCCGGGCATGAAGAAGCGCAAGTGGGGCCGCATCATCAACACCGCCTCGGCCCACGCGCTGGTCGCCTCGCCGTTCAAGTCGGCCTATGTCTCGGCCAAGCACGGCATCGCCGGCCTCACCAAGACCGTGGCGCTGGAGACGGCGACCTTCGGCATCACCTGCAACGCGATCTGCCCGGGCTATGTCTGGACCCCGCTGGTCGAGAAGCAGATCCCAGATACCGCCAAGGCCCGCGGCATCAGCGAGGAGGAAGTGAAGAAGTTCCTTCTCAGCGAGCAGCCGACCCAGGAATTCGTCACCGTCGAGCAGGTCGCTTCGCTCGCGCTGTTCCTGGCCAGCGACGGCGCGGCGTCCATCACCGGCGCCATCATGCCGATCGACGGCGGCTGGACCGCCCAGTAA
- a CDS encoding DUF1656 domain-containing protein: protein MGEIDIYGVIVPVLLIAGLFALLITLLAGRLMDRFGLYRFIWHRALFDLAIFVIALGALLQIPVGVTHPYLGLPATAASEDTPS, encoded by the coding sequence ATGGGCGAGATCGACATCTACGGCGTGATCGTGCCGGTCCTGCTGATCGCCGGGCTTTTCGCGCTGCTGATCACCCTTCTCGCGGGCCGCCTCATGGACCGCTTCGGCCTCTACCGCTTCATCTGGCACCGCGCGCTGTTCGATCTGGCGATCTTCGTGATCGCGCTCGGCGCGCTGCTCCAGATTCCGGTCGGCGTCACCCATCCCTATCTGGGCCTGCCGGCGACGGCGGCCAGCGAAGACACGCCGTCGTGA
- a CDS encoding class I SAM-dependent methyltransferase: protein MVEKAYARWAPVYDAIIGPVFLAGRRAAAQAAGRVGGRILEIGVGTGLSFPDYDASTEITGIDLSEPMLEKARQKAGTGRFPQVKALAQMDAHDLAFPDSSFDCVVAQFVITLVQSPERVLDECARVVRPGGEVVLVNHLYSETGVAAAVERWFARRTRHLGLRPEFPFARIAAWRETRPEMTLVERTALKPFGVYTLIRFRKEPVASV from the coding sequence ATGGTCGAGAAGGCCTATGCCCGCTGGGCGCCCGTCTACGATGCCATCATCGGCCCGGTGTTCCTCGCCGGGCGCCGCGCCGCCGCCCAGGCGGCCGGCCGGGTCGGCGGCCGCATCCTCGAAATCGGCGTCGGTACCGGGCTGTCCTTCCCCGATTATGATGCTTCCACCGAGATCACCGGCATCGACCTGTCGGAGCCGATGCTGGAAAAGGCGCGCCAGAAGGCTGGCACCGGCCGGTTCCCCCAGGTCAAGGCGCTGGCGCAGATGGATGCCCACGACCTCGCCTTCCCGGATTCCAGCTTCGACTGCGTGGTGGCGCAGTTCGTCATCACGCTGGTGCAGTCGCCGGAACGGGTGCTGGACGAATGCGCCCGCGTGGTCCGGCCGGGCGGTGAGGTCGTTCTCGTCAACCACCTCTATTCGGAAACGGGCGTCGCCGCGGCTGTGGAACGCTGGTTCGCCAGGCGCACCCGGCACCTCGGCCTCCGGCCCGAATTTCCCTTCGCCCGCATCGCGGCGTGGCGGGAAACCCGGCCGGAAATGACGCTGGTGGAACGCACGGCGTTGAAGCCGTTCGGCGTCTACACGCTGATCCGCTTCCGCAAGGAGCCGGTCGCCTCCGTCTGA
- a CDS encoding Bax inhibitor-1/YccA family protein, whose product MSTFDRNPSTRFGGVNASARAQAGVFDAGLRAYMLQVYNYMAIGLVITGLAAIGAFSLSVTDPGSAAAVATVGNGMALTQIGYALFVSPLKWVVILAPLAMVFLVMPRIGSMSVPSAQIAFWVFAALMGLSLSSIFLVYTHASIARVFFITAASFGALSLYGYTTSRSLSGMGSFLFMGLIGIIIASLVNLFLQSSALQFAVSVIGVLVFAGLTAYDTQQIKEMYYAGDDSATIGRKAILGALRLYLDFINLFTMLLQLFGNRN is encoded by the coding sequence ATGTCGACGTTCGACCGCAACCCTTCCACGCGCTTCGGAGGCGTCAATGCTTCCGCGCGGGCACAGGCCGGCGTCTTCGATGCGGGCCTGCGCGCGTACATGCTTCAGGTCTACAACTACATGGCGATCGGCCTCGTCATCACCGGCCTCGCCGCCATCGGCGCGTTCTCGCTGTCCGTGACCGATCCGGGCTCCGCCGCCGCTGTGGCGACCGTCGGTAACGGCATGGCGCTGACCCAGATCGGCTACGCGCTGTTCGTCAGCCCGCTGAAGTGGGTGGTCATCCTCGCGCCGCTCGCCATGGTGTTCCTCGTGATGCCGCGCATCGGCTCGATGAGCGTGCCGTCGGCCCAGATCGCGTTCTGGGTGTTCGCCGCGCTGATGGGCCTGTCGCTCAGCTCCATCTTCCTAGTCTATACCCACGCCTCGATCGCCCGGGTGTTCTTCATCACGGCCGCATCGTTCGGCGCGCTCAGCCTCTACGGCTACACCACCTCGCGCTCGCTGTCGGGCATGGGCTCGTTCCTGTTCATGGGCCTGATCGGCATCATCATCGCCTCGCTGGTGAACCTGTTCCTCCAGTCGTCGGCGCTGCAGTTCGCCGTGTCCGTGATCGGCGTGCTGGTGTTCGCGGGCCTGACCGCCTACGACACCCAGCAGATCAAGGAGATGTATTACGCGGGCGACGACAGCGCCACGATCGGCCGCAAGGCGATCCTCGGTGCGCTTCGTCTGTACCTCGACTTCATCAACCTGTTCACGATGCTGCTGCAGCTGTTCGGCAACCGCAACTGA
- a CDS encoding DMT family transporter — protein MAEHPDRTRELALLLVLSTLWGASYTFIKIGVETIPPVTLIAARTLIAGLVLAAVIRGRGLRLPRDRATWVRFLIQACLNSAVPFTLIAWAEQTADAGLAAILNATTPVFAFLMTAAITRHEPVTTRKMFGVAAGLAGICLIVGFQALAGLGKEVASQLAIVAASVCYAGAAIFGKSFKGLDPMMPAAGSLLCGAAILVPLSLVVDRPWTLAPAASSLLALAALSVFSTALAFVIYFRLVQTLGSVGTTAQAYLRVPIGVAIGCAFLGEQPTPTAWIGLGCVVAGVAAMTLPGRKAARPAANPS, from the coding sequence ATGGCCGAACACCCTGACCGGACGCGGGAGCTGGCGCTCCTTCTCGTGCTGTCCACCCTGTGGGGCGCTTCCTACACCTTCATCAAGATCGGCGTCGAAACCATTCCGCCGGTGACCCTGATCGCGGCGAGAACGCTGATCGCCGGCCTGGTGCTGGCGGCCGTGATCCGAGGACGCGGCCTGCGCCTGCCGCGCGACCGGGCGACATGGGTCCGCTTCCTGATCCAGGCCTGCCTCAACAGCGCCGTTCCGTTCACGCTGATCGCCTGGGCGGAACAGACCGCCGATGCCGGCCTCGCGGCGATCCTCAACGCGACGACGCCGGTGTTCGCCTTCCTGATGACGGCGGCGATCACGCGGCACGAACCGGTGACGACCCGCAAGATGTTCGGCGTCGCCGCCGGGCTCGCCGGCATCTGCCTGATCGTCGGGTTTCAGGCGCTCGCCGGCCTCGGCAAGGAGGTGGCATCGCAGCTCGCCATCGTCGCCGCCTCGGTCTGCTATGCGGGCGCGGCGATCTTCGGCAAGAGCTTCAAGGGGCTCGATCCGATGATGCCGGCGGCGGGTTCCCTGCTCTGCGGCGCCGCGATCCTCGTTCCGCTCAGCCTCGTCGTCGACCGGCCGTGGACGCTCGCCCCCGCCGCGTCGTCCCTGCTGGCGCTCGCCGCGCTGTCGGTGTTCTCGACCGCTCTCGCCTTCGTGATCTATTTCCGCCTGGTGCAGACGCTCGGCTCGGTCGGCACCACCGCCCAGGCCTATCTGCGCGTGCCCATCGGCGTCGCGATCGGCTGCGCCTTTCTCGGCGAACAGCCGACGCCGACCGCGTGGATCGGCCTCGGCTGCGTCGTGGCCGGCGTCGCCGCCATGACCCTGCCGGGCCGCAAGGCGGCGCGGCCGGCGGCAAACCCAAGCTGA
- a CDS encoding Fur family transcriptional regulator: METHHHDHDSEAFLTPDHDHGPCAGSVIERAEKVCRERGVKLTTQRRAVLEALVANHKPAGAYDIIERLGAGGPPPAPISVYRALGFLTENGLAHRIERLNAFVACDGHHDAARPVVFLICETCGQVAEIAAAEIGIDLAGLSAKTGFVPHTAAIEISGLCSHCAGAAAA; the protein is encoded by the coding sequence TTGGAAACCCATCACCACGATCATGACAGCGAGGCCTTCCTGACGCCCGATCACGACCACGGCCCCTGTGCCGGCAGCGTCATCGAGCGGGCGGAGAAGGTGTGCCGCGAGCGCGGCGTGAAGCTCACCACGCAGCGCCGCGCGGTGCTGGAGGCGCTGGTCGCCAACCACAAGCCCGCCGGCGCCTACGACATCATCGAGCGCCTCGGGGCGGGCGGCCCGCCGCCGGCGCCGATCTCGGTCTACCGGGCGCTCGGCTTCCTGACCGAAAACGGCCTCGCCCACCGCATCGAGCGGCTCAACGCGTTCGTGGCCTGCGACGGCCATCATGATGCCGCACGGCCGGTTGTCTTCCTGATCTGCGAGACCTGCGGGCAGGTGGCGGAGATCGCGGCGGCCGAGATCGGCATCGACCTCGCCGGGCTGTCCGCTAAGACCGGCTTCGTGCCCCATACGGCGGCGATCGAGATCAGCGGGCTGTGCAGCCATTGCGCCGGGGCGGCCGCGGCGTGA
- the thpR gene encoding RNA 2',3'-cyclic phosphodiesterase, translating to MPRLFTGLEIPAVVGTQVGLLRGGLRNARWIDPENYHITLRFIGDIDDRTADEIADALMRVRRASVRVHISGLGSFGGDKPHTLFARVAPSTALGELQAEHERILQRLGLPPEGRKFTPHITLARLRGTSPREVADWLALRGGFEVPPFIAPRFVLFSARASVGGGPYLVEEAFPLAV from the coding sequence ATGCCACGGCTCTTCACGGGTCTCGAGATCCCCGCCGTCGTCGGCACCCAGGTCGGCCTGCTCCGGGGCGGCCTCAGGAACGCGCGCTGGATCGATCCGGAGAACTACCACATCACCCTGCGCTTCATCGGCGACATCGACGACCGCACCGCCGACGAGATCGCCGACGCGCTGATGCGGGTTCGAAGGGCGTCGGTGCGGGTGCACATCTCCGGTCTCGGCAGCTTCGGCGGCGACAAGCCGCATACCTTGTTCGCCCGCGTCGCGCCCAGCACCGCTCTCGGCGAGCTTCAGGCCGAGCACGAGCGCATTCTCCAGCGCCTCGGCCTGCCGCCGGAAGGGCGCAAGTTCACGCCCCACATCACCCTCGCGCGGCTGCGCGGCACCTCGCCGCGCGAAGTCGCGGACTGGCTGGCGCTGCGCGGCGGCTTCGAGGTGCCGCCGTTCATCGCGCCGCGCTTCGTGCTGTTCTCCGCCCGCGCCAGCGTCGGCGGCGGGCCCTATCTGGTGGAAGAGGCGTTTCCGCTCGCGGTCTGA
- a CDS encoding ArsR/SmtB family transcription factor, translated as MTGIASANTVAEVARLIGDAARANMLLALMGGQALAAGELALRAGITAQTASGHLAKLVDVRLVAVEKQGRHRYYRLASPEIADVLHALMSVAAAGPARHRPPGPRDAALRLARTCYDHMAGRLAVAVADALQARGHVALSEGAALVTDEGRRFFCDFGLEIEGAGPSRRALCRACLDWSERRPHIAGRLGAALLDRVLELGWVARVPDGRALAITRAGERGFEAAFGLSPGWREPQVPRSS; from the coding sequence ATGACCGGCATCGCTTCCGCAAACACCGTCGCCGAAGTCGCCCGCCTGATCGGGGACGCCGCGCGCGCCAACATGCTTCTCGCCCTGATGGGCGGGCAGGCGCTGGCGGCGGGCGAACTGGCGTTGCGCGCCGGCATCACGGCGCAGACCGCCAGCGGCCACCTCGCCAAGCTCGTCGACGTCCGCCTCGTCGCGGTCGAGAAGCAGGGGCGCCATCGCTACTACCGGCTCGCCTCGCCGGAGATCGCCGATGTGCTGCACGCGCTGATGTCGGTGGCGGCGGCCGGTCCGGCGCGGCATCGCCCGCCGGGCCCGCGCGACGCGGCGCTGCGGCTCGCGCGCACCTGCTACGACCACATGGCCGGGCGGCTCGCCGTCGCGGTGGCGGATGCGCTGCAGGCGCGCGGCCACGTCGCGCTTTCGGAGGGCGCTGCCCTCGTCACCGACGAAGGCCGTCGGTTCTTCTGCGATTTCGGGCTTGAGATCGAGGGAGCGGGTCCGTCCCGCCGGGCGCTGTGCCGTGCCTGCCTCGACTGGAGCGAGCGCCGCCCGCACATCGCCGGGCGGCTCGGCGCCGCGCTGCTCGACAGGGTGCTGGAACTCGGCTGGGTGGCGCGGGTGCCGGACGGCCGGGCGCTCGCCATCACCCGGGCGGGAGAGCGCGGCTTCGAGGCCGCGTTCGGCCTCTCCCCGGGCTGGCGGGAGCCGCAGGTGCCCCGGTCTTCCTGA
- a CDS encoding FUSC family protein — MATTADRTLLKSHAWQAASFAGDCLYSLKTFAAAMLALYLSFAFGLSKPAWAMGSVYLVSQPLAGATGSKAIFRMLGTLLGATAAVVLVPNLVDAPLILSAALAAWTGICLYLSLLDRTPRSYVFLLAGYTAAIIGFPSVGDPASIFMVAVARVEEIGLAIVCATVIGLIVLPRDTGPQVAERLRTWMMAADRLAVDSLAADTKGVEIARMRRRLAADAADLQGVMLFLNYDPSAHSGIARRLKAVHDRMILMLPTLSAIRDRFQFLRGEGTLPAGFEALAAKLVAWIGQGVDAPPALAREIRDDIARLEPADPTADGWQSATLTNLCQRLSYFMDLREDCIDLWLAIREGRRTLARPPRYDTRAVESVPLHADHGLAARIAIAVTVSISAVCAVWIVGGWTWGANAAIQVAVYGSVVSAIDNPWPRLRTFIFATLIALVILFVYQFGILPKIDGFAALVVALAPLMLPLGVMMSSPTWGTYGFVVLVSVVLLLGLQNNYPVTDLPSFLNANIASLFGMLFVAAVVRTVRTLDPAQAARRLTRAGLRDLMAVAAGHTREGRDPFTRRMIDRVGLIVPRLTGEPRQDDAAEKVFADLMAAGGLEDLAALRARLPPEAGPKIDRLFSMAEAHFRARLADRPPPSGTDSLSVLDDILACLTAHAATTPKAVLREAVAALVGFRRAALRSRAPAPALTAIPASTPLAASETH; from the coding sequence ATGGCGACAACGGCCGATCGGACCCTCCTGAAAAGCCACGCCTGGCAGGCCGCGTCGTTCGCGGGGGATTGTCTCTATTCCCTCAAGACCTTCGCCGCCGCGATGCTGGCGCTCTATCTCTCGTTCGCGTTCGGCCTCAGCAAGCCGGCGTGGGCGATGGGGTCGGTCTATCTGGTGTCGCAGCCGCTCGCCGGCGCCACCGGCTCCAAGGCGATCTTCCGCATGCTCGGCACGCTGCTCGGCGCGACGGCGGCGGTCGTGCTGGTGCCGAACCTCGTCGACGCGCCGCTGATCCTGTCGGCTGCGCTGGCGGCGTGGACCGGCATCTGCCTCTATCTCTCGCTGCTCGACCGCACCCCGCGGTCCTACGTCTTCCTGCTCGCGGGCTACACCGCCGCGATCATCGGCTTTCCGAGCGTCGGCGATCCCGCCTCGATCTTCATGGTGGCCGTCGCCCGCGTGGAGGAGATCGGCCTCGCCATCGTCTGCGCCACGGTGATCGGCCTCATCGTGCTGCCGCGCGATACCGGCCCGCAGGTCGCCGAGCGGCTGCGGACATGGATGATGGCGGCCGACCGGCTGGCGGTGGATTCGCTCGCCGCCGACACGAAGGGCGTCGAGATCGCCCGGATGAGGCGCCGGCTCGCGGCAGACGCCGCGGACCTTCAGGGCGTGATGCTGTTCCTGAACTACGACCCTTCCGCCCACAGCGGCATCGCGCGGCGGCTGAAGGCGGTCCACGACCGCATGATCCTGATGCTGCCGACGCTCTCGGCGATCCGCGACCGGTTCCAGTTCCTGCGCGGCGAAGGCACCCTGCCGGCCGGTTTCGAGGCCCTCGCCGCCAAGCTCGTGGCCTGGATCGGACAGGGCGTGGACGCGCCGCCCGCGCTCGCCCGCGAGATCCGCGACGACATCGCCCGGCTGGAGCCGGCCGATCCGACCGCGGACGGCTGGCAATCGGCGACGCTCACCAATCTCTGCCAGCGCCTGTCCTATTTCATGGACCTCAGGGAAGACTGCATCGATCTCTGGCTGGCGATCCGCGAGGGCCGGCGCACCCTCGCCCGCCCGCCGCGATACGACACCCGGGCGGTGGAATCCGTGCCGCTTCACGCCGACCACGGACTCGCGGCGCGCATCGCCATCGCGGTGACGGTCTCGATCTCCGCCGTCTGCGCGGTCTGGATCGTCGGCGGCTGGACCTGGGGCGCGAACGCCGCCATCCAGGTGGCGGTATACGGCAGCGTCGTCTCCGCGATCGACAATCCCTGGCCGCGGCTGCGCACGTTCATCTTCGCGACGCTGATCGCGCTCGTGATCCTGTTCGTCTACCAGTTCGGCATCCTGCCGAAGATCGACGGTTTCGCGGCGCTCGTCGTCGCGCTCGCGCCGCTGATGCTGCCTCTCGGCGTGATGATGTCGTCGCCGACCTGGGGCACCTACGGCTTCGTCGTCCTCGTGAGCGTGGTGCTTCTGCTCGGACTGCAGAACAATTATCCGGTGACCGACCTGCCCTCGTTCCTCAACGCCAACATCGCATCGCTGTTCGGCATGCTGTTCGTCGCCGCCGTCGTGCGCACGGTGCGCACGCTCGATCCGGCACAGGCCGCCCGGCGGCTCACGCGCGCGGGGCTGCGCGACCTCATGGCCGTCGCAGCCGGCCACACCCGCGAGGGCCGCGATCCGTTCACCCGGCGGATGATCGACCGCGTCGGCCTGATCGTTCCCCGGCTGACCGGCGAGCCGCGGCAGGACGATGCCGCGGAAAAAGTGTTCGCGGACCTGATGGCGGCCGGCGGCCTGGAAGACCTCGCGGCGCTGCGCGCCCGGTTGCCGCCCGAGGCGGGGCCCAAGATCGACCGGCTGTTCTCGATGGCCGAGGCCCATTTCCGCGCGCGCCTCGCCGACAGGCCGCCACCGTCGGGCACCGACTCGCTCAGCGTGCTCGACGACATCCTTGCCTGCCTGACGGCCCACGCCGCGACCACGCCGAAGGCGGTGCTGCGGGAGGCCGTTGCGGCGCTGGTCGGCTTCCGCCGCGCCGCGCTTCGCTCCCGCGCGCCCGCCCCCGCCCTGACGGCCATTCCCGCCTCGACGCCCCTTGCCGCCTCGGAGACCCATTGA